In candidate division WOR-3 bacterium, the sequence CGATGGATAGTGGTCATGGTCTGATGTTCCATTCCACCGAAACTAAATGGATAGACTGCAACCTGACCGTACTTTTCCTGAAGGAATGGGTAGATGCCGAACCGTGTTGAGTCTGAATAGAACGCGACCATGTCCGGTACGTTGACGAACGCGGTCATTGCCTGGACCGAATCCTCGGGCCAGACCCAGTGCCGGATGATCATCGAGTCAGTCGGCGTATAGTGAAACCACTGGGTGATTTCTTTGAAGATGCTTGCCGCGAAGTTGATAAGATAGGTGGGAATCGGGTAGCGGTGAGTCCACCACCAGGTCCTGGTACCGTCGGTGTTTGAAGAAACGCTGTCGAGCAGACCGTTGGCGCAGACACGGAACGAATCGGGCAGGGTGATGTTTACCTGACAGCCCTGCTCGGCTTTGTCCCAAGGATAGTCCCAGCAGGGAAACCAGGCACGCGCGTCTTCAGGTTGGGTCATTGAGTAGCACACTGTGTGGTTGCGACCCTGGCCCGAGCCCTCGAGGTAGAAATAGAAACCCTGGTTTTGAGTGCCGGCGTTGCGGTGATAGTAAATTTCGATGTAGGCCGAATCACCCTGTGGAATCGCCGGGTCCAGGTAAACGATGAGGTTCGTGTACGTGGTGCGAAATGCCTGGATTCTTGCCGCTCGGCGTACCGAGTCACACACGAGCCGTGTGAAGTTGAATACCGCGCTGTCAAGTGAGGGGACTTCGCTTGCGAGCCAGATGCCGCAGTGTGCAGTCATCGCACCTGAAGTCATCGGCAGGTTGAGGTCAATCCGGTAGAACCGGGCATCGTAGTCATGAGTGGACTCCGCATCGGTTTCAGGACGGTCGGAGCGTGGAAGGAGCCACTTTGTTTCATATTGCTCCGGGCCAGGAATGAATCCCGGCGCCGCCGAGACAAGCATAAGACAGATGACCGTAAGCAGATTCTTCACAGTATTACTCCTCTGTTCGTTTGCGAACCTCGTACCTGCAGGTAAGATAGGCGGCAGCCAGAAGTAATCGGCGTCCCGGTAAACTGGATGGTCGGGTCTTGCCTTCTTAGAAGCTCCGGGCCGGTGCGCATCTCACCAGTTACTTGGATCCGCGTTTGCCGTTCCGCAGTTCATAACAACGTAGCCCGGTCTGGCTAGATGTCAAGCCTAGGTACGGAAACCTGGCATTTTCTTGACTCTGGGCGGGCAGGCATGTAGTGTTAGTATAAAAGGAGTGCCGATGAGAATACTGGCCGTCCTGATTGCGGCTACGGTCCTTGTCGCTCCGGTTCTGGCAGACACCACCTGGGTCACGGTTGGCTCACCCTACGTCAAGAACTCGATACCGTTCTGGGGGTCCAATTACGACGCAATGCGGTTTCAGGCTCTGTACCTGCAGAGTGAGATCAACCAGGCGGGTACCATTGTTGCGTTCTGCCTGAGCTCGACCGAGGCCGCACCGGCGTGGTTCTACAAAGTGCGGGTGAAACTGTGCCATACGTCGGTGAGCCAACTTGGGTCAGAATTTGCCGCGAACTACAGCGGCAACACACCCCAGACCATCCTCGACGTTGATTCGTTGCTTGTAGGCACAGGCTCGAACGGCACTTGGTACTACTTCCCGGCCGGGTTCAATTATAACAACACCGACAACCTGCTTCTTGAGATTGCCTGGCGCGGGGATGCGGGTCAGACGGTTACGTTCTGGCGCAATCCGAACGGTACGAACCGGAGGCTGTTTGCGTACAACGACGACGAAGCCCAGTACGGTACCGTGGACAATGTGATGGCTTACCACGCCCGAATCGGCTTCGTGCCGACCGCAGTTACCGAGCCGAAATTGCCGGTCAGCCAACCGCCACTCTTCGAAGTGCGGCCAAGCGTGGGTCGTCCTCCCTTCCGCGTCCTGGTCAATGGGGTCGTGTCTGGAGAGCTGGCTGTGTGCGACATAACGGGCCGTACGCTTGAACGGCTGCCCGTGGTCGGAAACGGCTGGGCAGGAGAAGCGGTCTGGAACCCTGCCAATATCAGAGCCGGGGTGTACCTTGTACGGCCGGTATCAGGACCTGCCAGACCGGGCGTGCGGGTCGTCGTGACTGACTAGCCGCAGGCCACCAGCAGCCGTATTGCATTCGGGGTTCATCGTAGTTCCACTTTGACTGCGGGCTTTCAGCTACGTCACCGGTATCGCGAAAACCGCAATTGCACAGCTTCAACCAATTAGAGCTCTTGGGCCAACGCTCAGAACCCAGGTAGGAAGTCGCCGGGAAAGCTGTAATTCCGATGCTGGGGGTGACCAGGAGGCCGCCTAGTGGCCAGCACTTGGCTTGGCAGATTGCCAGGCACCGATAGCCAGGCTTCCAAATAGGCTAGCACTAGAGTCGTGTTGTTCGGCTCCTGGAACTACAGTCCGAGCAGTCTCAGGACCGGCTTTTCGGGTACAAGGCAGGGTCGTTTGTTGCCGGGTTACCAGAGGTGTTTCTTGACTGTTTTGTCATGCTCGTAACGGCCAGGCTTACGAAAGTTCGAGCCGAACATTACAGGATGGAGTGAATGCTGAGACCAAGTTCGGCACGATAATTTGCGTCGAGCTGCAGACAGTGTCCAGATTGTCCGAGCGGGTTAGAACTGGTCAGCTACGGTCCAGTAGAACCTGGGGCCGAAGGCGGTGTGAATTGAGATGGTCGGAACCAGCGACTTTGCCATCAGTGTGCCGTATGTGCGATGCCAAAACCGAAAGCCCTGCCGGCGGTAGATGTTTCGCAGCACCGGGTCCCAGACTGCAGTGTCAATGAGCACACCGGGTTTGCGCCGCAGGAGTCGTGCAAGGATGCGAAGGTAGGCTCTCTGGTCTCGGCACAGGATTTCGTCAATCCAAAGTGCGCCCCGAAAATCTTCGACAAGCGCGTACCCGTCACGGCACGCGACCACAAATCCCGGTCCCGGCTTCCAGGTCTTTTCCAAGGCTTTAAGCCAACCAGGGTTGCGCACGGCAAATCCGCACCGGGTCCGGGTAAGCTCTTCGTGCAGTTTCTCCACCAGCCGGTAGTTCGGTTTAGGGTGCCTGATTTTGGGGGCTTTCTTTTGCCCTGCAAAGAGTTTGTGGCAGCGGGGCGCAACCTTGCCACAGGCCAGGTCCTGGTACCCAATCTTGCGGTAAAGATGCCATGCGACAAGGGTGCGGCTGGTAAACAGGAACGAGAAACGATACCCCTTTTGGCGATACTCATCTTCAACGTGCTCCAGCAGTCGAAGCGCAATTCCGCGTCGCGCGTAGTCCGGCAGGGTTGCAACGTGGTGGATGCCAAGTGCTTTTTCGGTGCTGCCGTCGGCAAGCCGGACCGGGATGTCGGCGGTGCCAACAAAACCGACTGGTGTCCGGCCGCAGACGAGCGCATAGCCGAACGGGTCGCGGAAGCGTTCATCGTTCTGCCGCATCTCGGCGATACGGTTCGGGTGCGCAGTCCACCAGAACGTTGCCGCCATGAGTTGCAGGAATCCATCCGGATTGCGGAGTTCATCATAAGGAACGACGCGCATGACCAGAGGGTAGTTGCCGACAAGGTTTTGTCAAATTCTGTGGAAATGGATTCGGCGGTGTGGTAGTGGTTTACGCTGATTTGACCTCGACACCATCACGGTACTTGGCCTCCAGTAATCACTGCCGCGAACAGATACGGCGGTGTGAGCCGGAACCAGCGCGTCTCCTGTTCAGTCAGAGGCCTGTATATCAGTCCGAACGCTGACCAGTAGCGGATCAGCCGCTTCACCCGGCTCCTCACCGGTGCAAACGCCGACTCAACCGGGTCGTTCGTCTTTAGGTGCCGCCAGTGTTCCTTGGGGAAGTCAAAGTAGCTCAGAAGATCATCCTGGTTCTCCAGAAGACACTTCACTGCCGGCGGATGTAACCGATAGTGGTCGGCAAAGTACACAATCCAGATCACCGCCTCAGCTTTGCTCGCAGCATCATAGATACACACCAAGTCCTTGTGCGCTTGCCGCTGCTAAAATGGACCTGCCGCGGCTTGCCATGGCCGTTGCGATAACCTCGGAAAAGTTATTCGCTTACCCGCTCGTACTTGGCGCGCTCCACAAACGTCTCCTGTTCCCCGTCCAATGTATTTTGTATCTTCTCTTGAGCACCTTCTAACGCCTCCTTGTCCAACAGGCTGGCCGAGTCTTGGCGCAGCTTGTGTCTCAGCTGGCGCATCGCCCGTTGCTCCTTGCGTTCCTGTCTTCTTCTTGCGTCGTCCTGCCTTTTCTGATACTCTGACATAGCGGTGTCTCATTTCTTGGGCTTTCGCCCGGTTTGAACTGCATACAAATAATTGTAGACGCCGCTTCATCTTTTTCCACAGCTTTCGATAGTAGCTCCCCAGCGGCTACCCCAAGGCCAAGTCGCCAACTTGACCACCGGTAAAGCCCGGGGGCAAAGCATCGGACTGACCTGCAGACAAGCCGGCAGGTAGGCGACCGGTATTACCCCGGTTCAAACTGCGGGTTCAATACCCTATCAACCCCAAGGGCGGTTACCAGGATAACTACCGCTACATATACCCGGATTTACCGCCAGGTCACCCGGCTAACTACTTGAGCGACAAACT encodes:
- a CDS encoding transposase, translating into MCIYDAASKAEAVIWIVYFADHYRLHPPAVKCLLENQDDLLSYFDFPKEHWRHLKTNDPVESAFAPVRSRVKRLIRYWSAFGLIYRPLTEQETRWFRLTPPYLFAAVITGGQVP
- a CDS encoding GNAT family N-acetyltransferase; translated protein: MRVVPYDELRNPDGFLQLMAATFWWTAHPNRIAEMRQNDERFRDPFGYALVCGRTPVGFVGTADIPVRLADGSTEKALGIHHVATLPDYARRGIALRLLEHVEDEYRQKGYRFSFLFTSRTLVAWHLYRKIGYQDLACGKVAPRCHKLFAGQKKAPKIRHPKPNYRLVEKLHEELTRTRCGFAVRNPGWLKALEKTWKPGPGFVVACRDGYALVEDFRGALWIDEILCRDQRAYLRILARLLRRKPGVLIDTAVWDPVLRNIYRRQGFRFWHRTYGTLMAKSLVPTISIHTAFGPRFYWTVADQF